In the Pongo abelii isolate AG06213 chromosome 9, NHGRI_mPonAbe1-v2.0_pri, whole genome shotgun sequence genome, GCCAGAGCTGGTGCTCACCCTCTCCTCCCCTAGTTCCTGTTGGCAGAACTGAACACGTTCTACCTGAAGTTTGTGCTGTGGATGCCCCCAGAGCACTACCTAGTCCTCCTGCGGCTCGTCTTCTTCGTGAATGTGGGTGGCGTGGCCATGCGCGAGATCTACGACTTCATGGATGACCCGTGAGGGCTGCGGCAGGCCGGGTGGAGACACCCCCGGGGGGCAGGGGCCGGGGGGCCGGGGCCTGGGTGAGGCCACCTGGAAGACCCTGGGGGGCCCGGGATGCTGAACCCCCTGCTGCCCCTGCAGGAAGCCCCACAAGAAGCTGGGCCCGCAGGCCTGGCTGGTGGCGGCCATCACGGCCACGGAGCTGCTCATCGTGGTGAAGTACGACCCCCACACGCTCACCCTGTCCCTGCCCTTCTACATCTCTCAGTGCTGGACCCTCGGCTCCGTCCTGGTGCTCACCTGGACCATCTGGCGCTTCTTCCTGCGGTGAGTCGGGGCAGGGCGGGTATGTTCTGAAGGAGGGCCACTGTCCGGGTCTCTTGGCGCAGGCGCTGTGGGAGTTTGGTGTCGTTGGTGTCTCGCTGTCCCTGCTTCAACCCTCTGGCCGCCTCTACGGGAGGCGCCTTTCCTGATCCAGCGCTCGGGGCCTTCGCTCTGCACTGACAGATCCAGGCTTCTCAGGGCTCCCGTCTGCCACGGCTGCTGTCCCAGGGCCAGGGTACCCGGCCCCCACCCAGCCCATCCCGGACCTCCACAGGGACTAGGTGCCAGCTGTCCGTGGGGCCTGCAGTGGGGCTGGTGTGGGGGCAGGTCGTGACGCTGCATCCCACCCCCCAGGGACATCACCTTGAGGTACAAGGAGACCCGGCGGCAGAAGCGGCAGAACAAGGATGACCAGGGCAGCGCCGTCAGCAACGGGGACCAGCACCCGCCGGGGCTGGACGAAGACCTGCTGGGGCCTGGGGTGGCCGAGGGCGAGGGGCCACCAACTCCAAACTGACCTGGGCCGTGGCTGCCTCGTGAGCCTCCCAGAGCCCAGGCCTCCGTGGCCTCCTCCCGTGTGAGTCCCACCAGGAGCCACGTGCCTGGCCTTGCCCTCaaggttttttccttttctcccgtGCACCTGGCAAGGCTGAAGGCGAGGGGTGGAGGAGGCCCCAGCACAGCCTCATCTCCATGTGTACACGTGCACGTGTGTACGCGTGTGGCCGCCTGTGGTGTGCACATGTGCTCTGGGCTCCGAGGCTTCTCCAGAGCCAGGAGCTGGCTGGCGTGGCAAGGGCATGCTCTGGGGCAGCGTGTCCCTCAGGAACCAGggtcctccctcccctttctgccTGGTCAGCCCCGTGGCCTCTGGCCCACCAAGCTCCCTGTTACCCAGCCATAGCGTGGCCCAGGCAGGGACATCTCGGTACCCCTTCTGCACTCCGTGGGCCCTGGGTGCGCTGAGGCCTGGAGGCGTCTACACTGGCTCCGCATCCACCTCCCCGCAGCTCGTGTGGGGCGCTCATCCACAAACACCCCATGGCTGAGAGGCAGCAGATCCAGGCGGCGACGCTGAGCTACCTCCGAGCCTTCCTTTCACACAGACCACCCTGGAGGACACGTGGATGATGGGGTCAGAGATCACTGAGCTGCCCCTCAAGGGGGCCTGGAACCCAGGCGCTGGGGTCACGCTGCCTCCGTGGTTCCGAGTTGAGGGTCGTCTTCACGAGCAGAGAGAACCAATAAAGTGACAGCGAACGCCTGAGGCCTCCCGCCCTCCCCCCGGCTCCCCATGTCCTGCTTTGGGGTCCAGTGCAGCCCCCCAGCCTGCCCTCAACGCCCAGTGCCCACTTGGGGAAAACCACACAGAGGACAGGAGGCACCGGGgtcagcctcagcctctgcaccGCCCCACCCCCCAGAGAGAGCAGGTGCCAGACACAGCCCCTCTCCCAGGCTCCAGGAGGGTCCAGGTGGCACCCAACCCTCTGCTGTGTTTGTCCCAGGCTGGCGGCCACTGGGCAGTGGACACAGGATTCCTGGGGAGCGGCAGCCGCCTTCTCGGGCCGTTATTTTTacgcttattttttttttttttggtcttttttttcttcctttttgtggagaacggagtctcgctatattgcccaagcagatcttgaactcctgggttcaagtgatcctccagcctctgcctccctgagagctgggattacaggcgtgagccgccatgcccggctcgAGCcactatttttttgagatggagtctcactctgtcagccaggctggagtgcagtggcgcgatcttggctcactgcaacctctgcctcccaagtagctgggattacaggcgcacaccaccacgcccggctaattttagtattttagtagagatggggtttcaccatgttggccaggctggtcttgaactcccaacctcaggtgatccaccctccttggcctcccgaagtgctgggattacaggcgcgaaccaccacgtccggccaggccactatttctaaaactttaccatgaaaattttcaaacacagATGGAGAGAAAAGCAGTTCCCTGAGCCCTGTTCCCAGCTGGAGGGGGCAGTAAGGGGTGTTGATGGCTGGTTGGACACAGCCTGGGGGGACTCCAGGAGCCAGATGCACCCACACTCCCTGGTCTGCCTTGGGGCCCCAGGCGTTAAAGAGCTTTACTTTTAGTATTTTTGACTACTTTTGGGGAAAATTTCAACCCCTGTAAGTCAAGGGCTGTAATGTGGAGCACATACAAGAGCAGCCTCCAGGGCTCGGCAAGACGACGTCATGtgtggccaccacacccagcagtcCTTTTTCCAGTCACGGCCACTCACAGCTTTGGCCTCCATGGCCCTGCACGGATGGGTTCTGCTAGCTGCCCTGCCCTGCGTGCTACAGGACACACGGGGCCTTAGCATTCTGCTCTTTGCAGGTGGCAGCTTTGATCGCTCAGGAGAAACTGCCACCTGATCTCCCCACTGCGGGGGCCCCCACTCCCCCCCCCCCACACCCTGCAGGTCCTGTCACTCCACCCACGCTGTCACGCTGTCCGTCCTCGCTGATGCTCTGAGCCAGGTGGTGGCAGGTGGGGGTGGCGCCCTGCTTACGGTCACCGTCTGCTCTTCCCAAGGAGCAGGGCGAGGCGGGGCTTGTGATGAAAGTCCTGTGTTCCAGCGCCCACCGTGTCCCAAAGGCGGCCCCTGGGAGCCCTTCTGGCAGCCAACTCAACCCCAGACAGCACCCAAGGGCTCCGGTTCCTCACACGCTGAGATGCTCCGGACTCACCTTGGGCACCCCTTGCTCCAGGCCTGGCGTCACCCATTTCCCCAAGGAGCTCTGTTCCCCACTGGGGGTCATAGTTAAGAAACTAAGATCCTGGGtcactttattttacttatttgtttattttacttatttatttttgagacagagtctcactctcgccctggttggagtgcactggcatgacctcggctcactgcaatctccacctcccaggttcaagcgattctcatgcctcagcctcccgagtaactgggattacaggcatgcgccatcacacccagctaatttttgtatttttagtatagatgggttttcaccatgttggccaggctggtctccaactcctaacctcaagtgatctgcccacctcagcttcccaaagtgctgggattacaggcatgagccaccgtgcccagcccctgggTCACTTTAAAGGGCTTTatagccaggtgcaatggctcacacctgtaatacccacattttgggaggccaagaccaaacaccagcctcagcaacatggcaagacgctgtctctacaaaaagtacaaaaattagccaggtgtggtggtgcacgcctgtagtcccagctatctgggaggctgaggtgggaagatggtttgagtcccagaggtcgaggctgcagtgagccaagattgcgccactgcactccagcctgggcaacagagagaccctgtccaaaaaaggGGGGTTGCCAGGCAGCTTCTTTGCAATGAACCTGTAGTTGCTGACTCGGCATTGGATCTTTGAAAGCTCATGAGCGTCCCCCTCTTGGCTTGGCAGGGCACCCCGGGCTGGCCCACCTTGGTCAGCTGTCCACCCATGGGCAAGATGGGCTGCCCCTGAGGGTGGGCCCCATCGTCCCACACAGAGCTGCAGTCAGAGCTGGGCCGAGCACTGGGCTCCGGGCAGGAACCCAGGCCGGGCTGGGCcgtgctgggctgggctggaggcaGTCGGGGCAGTGCTGGGAGCTCCTGAGGCTCTGGGGTGGAAGCTGCGGGAGCAGCTGGGCCTGCAGGCAGCTCCCAGCAGGCATCACCCTGCACGGGCAACAGAGCCAAGGGGCATCCCTCCACCCCAGGCAGGGCCTGCCCCGTgctccccagtgtgggtgggtGCGGCTCAGGGGACCCAGCTGAGCACAGCCAAGGCCTTGGGCTGCTTCCCTGGTGTGGGTCCCTTAGGCAGGGAGAGAAGCCCAGGCCAAGTGGGGTGGTGTCATCTCCGATGCCAGCGCCCTGCAGGGACCCCAGGAAGGAAAAGAGCCCCTCCTGCCAAGAAAGTGCTTTAATGATTATAAAGTGTCCAAAATATACTGGCAGAAATAAGCGGATCTGAGCATTTGTCTTCAAACCTAGGATATGCAGGATGAGAGCATGGCAGGGGCTGGTGGGCCCCAGGGGTGCCTCAAGGCCGGTCGTCCAGGGAGAGCAGCGGCAGGAAGCGCCTCAGGAGATGACCCTCAGGGATGGCTTGTCCTCCTCCAGGGCCTGCAGCCGGTCCTCCATCTCCTCAGACCAGTAAATGTCGTACAGGCTGCACACAGGCCAGAAGAGAGGCATGGGCCCATGTCCTCCCCCCGCCCCGCATTCCTCCCTGGGCAACCCTGGCCGCACCACCCGCCCAGCGCATGCACATACACCAGCTGCTCCAGGAGGCAGCCCGGCTGCCGGACGCTCTCCACCAGCTGCAGGACGCCCGCGTCCCCCAGGCAGTTGTTGCTGAGGTCCAGCTCGCGCAGGCTATGGTTGGCCAACAGGGTCGCGGCgaggctgctgcagctgctgtcaCTCACATCGCAGTCGGCCAGCCTGGGTGAAGCAGGGCGGGGGTCAGGGTGCAGGGCACGCCTGGCACCTCGCTGACCGCAGAGCAGCCTGGGCCTGGGGGGCGCGATGGACACCTGTGCTCGGCAACTCGGGACCCTCAGGTGGGGCCGTCCCCAAGGCTCACCGTCCCTCTGCGGCTGGGCAGGTTCCCCACCACAGACAAGGAAGGCACAGACAAGCGAGGCACAGCAGCCTCACTCGCCTGAGACCTTCTGCAGGGAGGAGAAAGGACAGGAGAGAGATGCCGTCCACCCAGAGAGCCACACCCACCCCCTTGCCACCTCAACACCGCCTGGCTGCGTGGGCTTCAGAGAAGCCAGCCAGAGGCCGAGGGGCAGCTGTGGGGAAACGAGGGTATGGAGGACACCAAGACAGGAACAGAGTGGACAACAGACTTTAGGCTCCAGAGAGAGACAGGAGAACGGGCCAGACAAAAGAGGGTGGAGAAGGGAAGACCCAACACCCACTTCCCGGGGGGGAGCCGCCACAGGCCAGACAGCAGGGCCAAGGAGTTGCACTGGACCTCTCCAAGGTGGGGGCCAGGGAAGCTGTAGGACCCCCACCCTGTGCAGTGGCTCAGGGAAACAAGTCTGCAGTGACCAGGACCCAAGGTTCCTCTCCACATCTGGAACACCCACAAGGTCCTGGCAGCCAGGATGGTGTCCCCTGGCAAGGAACTGAAAATCCCCCATCAGGAGGAAGCCCTCGAGAAACGCAGCCATGACTCGGCCTGCAGGGCTCACTGTCCAGCATGACTCAGCCTGCAGGGCTCACTGTCCAGGGCTCCTGGGCCTCACTCTGCACCTGGTGCCCAGCCCAGGATGACCAGCCACCCACGGAAAGCCCCTGGCGAGAGGCACACaggaaacaacaaacaaaagacaaaacactGAGGGTGGAAATTCAGTAGACTTGACTGGTAAATGAGAACATctcccaaaaataaaacaaaacatcgAAAAGAAAATTTGGAGAACACAATTAGAGGGCCACTCCACAAGACATTAGGACAGGCTCATGGGCacaccaaaaaagaaagagaaggagagagaagaaaaatcagcAAAGGCCTATTTTCTTAGTAGAACCAAATATCCAGCACAATCAAAGAACCAAGACCCACATCAAGGCCAAGCACGTGGAACCCCGAACACAGTGGACAAAGAGATCTTGAAAAGCTGCCAACAAGAAAAAGCAGATCATGCACACAAgatcacagtggctcatgcctgtaatcccagcattttgggaggctgaggcaggctcatcacttgaggtcaggagttcaagaccagccggcccaacatggtgaaatcccatctctactaaaaatacaaaaattaggccaggcatggtggctcacgcctgtaatcctagcactttaggaggccaaggcaggtggatcacgaggtcaggagatcgagaccatcctggccaacatggtgaaaccccgtctctaccaaaagtacaaaaaattagccgggtgtggtgacgggtgcctgtagtcccagctcctcaggaggctgagacaggagaatggcatgaacccgggaggcggagcttgcagtgagccgagattgcgtcattgcactccagcctgggcgacagagcgaaactctgtctcaaaaaaaaacgaacaaacaaaaaaaattagccaggtatgatggtgcatgCTATACCCAGCTAAATGATCCAAGGGCAGAGCAGGGGCACAAGGCCTCCAAAAATTACCTTCTGCAGAACCTTTTCTTAGAAAGCTGCAAGAGAACGTGCTTTAACAAAGGAAACAAATCTGGAAAGACATCCTGACCCTGGCGGGGTTCCCGCATGGGAGGAAGGTGGGCGGGGCTTCCAGGAAGATGGACCACAGGGTGGCCAGGTAGGCTGGAGCCCCATGAAGCTCTCAGGCTTCATGAAACATAACCTCTGACTTTCAAAGTTAAAATGAGAACTAAGCCAGAGTGGTGCCGCTACCCCACCTTTCCCAGCACATGAACATGCACGCTCACTCTCGCCCGTGTGCTCTCACCTGTGTGCTCACACGGACACTCGTGCTCACAGTCACGCGCTCACACACACGGACACTCGTGCTCTCACCCGTGTGCTCACACGGACACTCGTGCTCACAGTCACGCGCTCACACACACGGACACTCGTGCTCACTCTCACCCATGTGCTCACACGGACACTCGTGCTCACAGTCACGCGCTCACACACACGGACACTCGTGCTCACTCTCACCCGTGTGCTCACACGGACACTCGTGCTCAGTCACGCGCTCACACACACGGACACTCGTGCTCACTCTCGCCCATGTGCTCACACTCACATGGACACCCATGCTCACACTCATATGCTCACACACACTTGTGCTCACACACATGCCTCACCCATGTGTGCTCACATACACACGGACACTCATGCTCACACAGATACTCGTGCTCTCTTGCCCATGTGTTCACACACACGGACACTCGTGCTCACACGTGCATATGATCTCCCAAATGTGCACACTCGCGACCCTCACACACTCACCAGAGCACCCGCAGCACAGAGCCGGGCTGGCCCAGGCCCTGGCAGAGCTCCCGCACGCCCGCATCCTCCAGCCTGTTGTTGCTTATCTGTAGTTCCAGGAGAAACTTATTCTGGGCCAGCACCGAGCTGAAGTGGGAGCAGCAGGCGGCTGTGAAGCTGCAGGACTTCACCCTGTGGACACACACAGGACTGAGGCCTGGCAGGGGCCCAGGCTGGCCCACAGCTGCAACTGGCCCTTCCCCTGAAGGCCCCACGTGGACCTGAGCAAAAACATCTGAGAGCCTCCCCGCATGTGGGCACCTACACCTGGTCCTCAGCCCCAAGCACTGTTCCTATCAAACCACAGGCTGCTCCCTGGCCTATGCGTTCTGAACATCGGATCTGAGCCCAGCACCTTCCCTGGAGTCGCTCACTCCTCCCCGGTCTCCTCGGTCACCCTGACCCTCTCTTGGGTGACACAGCCCTGCCCCGACAGCCACACTCACCACAGCGACTCCAGCTGGCAGCAGGGCTCCAGCAGGGTCTCACACAGCAGTCGGGCACCCTCGTCCCCCAGCTCGTTGCCGGCCAGGCTGAGCTCCTTCAGGCTCTCCTTGGCCCTGAGGACACGGCACAGATCCCCGCAGCCCTTGGCAGTGATGCCACACTCCCAGATCCTGCAGGACATGGACCACCACAGACTTTCCTCAGCACCGTCTCATGGCCTGAGGTGAGCCCAGGAGTGGGGGAGTGCTCTGAGGACGGCCCGCCGCCCGACCCTCCGGGAAGGAGGCCTCGGGGAGTTGACTCACCACAGGGTCCTGAGCCTGGAGCTAGGGTGGAGCAGCCCTGGGCACAGCTCCGCGATGCCCACATCGCCCAGCTTGTTGCTGCCCAGGGCCAGCTCCCGCAGCGAGGCCTTGGAGGCCACGATGCTGCACAGGTCCCGGCAGTTGTCTGACGTCACACCgcagctctccagcctggggacacagGTCACGCGTGAGGCAGCACAGGACCCCCCCAGCCCACATCGCACACCCCCCCAAGGCCCAGTGCCTACTTGAGCGCCTCCAGCTGGCAGGGGGAGTCCTTCAGGCCCTGGCACAGCACGCGGACGCCAGCCTCATTGATGTCGTTGTTGCTAACCGTGAGCTCCTTGAAGTCTGGCTTGGCCCTAAGCACGGAGGCCAGGGGCTCGCAGCTGGCAGCCGAGAGGTTGcaatactccagcctgggggatggcCGAGCTTAGCACCACACAGGAATGTGCACCAGCCAAGGGTGTGATGCCAGGGATCGCAGGGGGTGCTGGTGTCTCATCTCCCCCTCAGCCTTCTCCTGCCTGGGCATCAGGTGTCAG is a window encoding:
- the RNH1 gene encoding ribonuclease inhibitor isoform X1; translated protein: MSLDIQSLDIQCEELSDARWAELLPLLQQCQVVRLDDCGLTEARCKDISSALRVNPALAELNLRSNELGDAGVHCVLQGLQSPSCKIQKLSLQNCCLTGAGCGVLSSTLRSLPTLQELHLSDNLLGDVGLQLLCEGLLDPQCRLEKLQLEYCNLSAASCEPLASVLRAKPDFKELTVSNNDINEAGVRVLCQGLKDSPCQLEALKLESCGVTSDNCRDLCSIVASKASLRELALGSNKLGDVGIAELCPGLLHPSSRLRTLWIWECGITAKGCGDLCRVLRAKESLKELSLAGNELGDEGARLLCETLLEPCCQLESLWVKSCSFTAACCSHFSSVLAQNKFLLELQISNNRLEDAGVRELCQGLGQPGSVLRVLWLADCDVSDSSCSSLAATLLANHSLRELDLSNNCLGDAGVLQLVESVRQPGCLLEQLVYVHALGGWCGQGCPGRNAGRGEDMGPCLSSGLCAACTTFTGLRRWRTGCRPWRRTSHP
- the PTDSS2 gene encoding phosphatidylserine synthase 2 isoform X3, with translation MIRDWWMCMIVSVMFEFLEYSLEHQLPNFSECWWDHWIMDVLVCNGLGIYCGMKTLEWLSLKTYKWQGLWNIPTYKGKMKRIAFQFTPYSWVRFEWKPASSLRRWLAVCGIILVFLLAELNTFYLKFVLWMPPEHYLVLLRLVFFVNVGGVAMREIYDFMDDPKPHKKLGPQAWLVAAITATELLIVVKYDPHTLTLSLPFYISQCWTLGSVLVLTWTIWRFFLRDITLRYKETRRQKRQNKDDQGSAVSNGDQHPPGLDEDLLGPGVAEGEGPPTPN
- the RNH1 gene encoding ribonuclease inhibitor isoform X2, coding for MSLDIQSLDIQCEELSDARWAELLPLLQQCQVVRLDDCGLTEARCKDISSALRVNPALAELNLRSNELGDAGVHCVLQGLQSPSCKIQKLSLQNCCLTGAGCGVLSSTLRSLPTLQELHLSDNLLGDVGLQLLCEGLLDPQCRLEKLQLEYCNLSAASCEPLASVLRAKPDFKELTVSNNDINEAGVRVLCQGLKDSPCQLEALKLESCGVTSDNCRDLCSIVASKASLRELALGSNKLGDVGIAELCPGLLHPSSRLRTLWIWECGITAKGCGDLCRVLRAKESLKELSLAGNELGDEGARLLCETLLEPCCQLESLWVKSCSFTAACCSHFSSVLAQNKFLLELQISNNRLEDAGVRELCQGLGQPGSVLRVLWLADCDVSDSSCSSLAATLLANHSLRELDLSNNCLGDAGVLQLVESVRQPGCLLEQLVLYDIYWSEEMEDRLQALEEDKPSLRVIS